The following proteins come from a genomic window of Fulvitalea axinellae:
- a CDS encoding LytTR family DNA-binding domain-containing protein: protein MERKIQCLIVDDEAIAREIIETHLRKIPVAEIAGKCKNAVEAFRIVNTQQIDLIFLDINMPEISGLSFAKSVPPNTKIIFTTAYREYAIDGFDLRAVDYLLKPISFERLLKSVQNYLELNDKPAQSAPTKNQDFIFVRSDRKMVKVKLDELHYVESLKDYLKIHLADRFIVTRETISGLVDRLPKNSFLRIHRSFVVNLSHIDAYTNESVEINKTVLPISRQYKQEVSDFLNDSVSSH, encoded by the coding sequence ATGGAGCGTAAAATACAGTGTCTGATTGTGGACGACGAGGCTATAGCGAGGGAAATTATCGAAACCCATCTCCGTAAAATCCCGGTAGCAGAAATAGCGGGAAAATGCAAAAATGCTGTCGAAGCGTTTCGTATTGTCAACACCCAACAAATCGACCTGATTTTTCTGGATATCAATATGCCAGAAATTTCTGGCCTTTCATTCGCCAAAAGCGTTCCGCCAAATACCAAAATCATTTTCACCACCGCTTATCGCGAATACGCCATAGACGGATTTGACCTGCGTGCGGTGGATTATCTGCTCAAACCGATCTCTTTCGAGCGATTATTGAAATCCGTACAAAACTATCTGGAACTTAACGACAAACCGGCCCAATCTGCGCCAACAAAAAATCAGGATTTTATCTTCGTGCGTTCGGATAGGAAAATGGTAAAAGTAAAACTCGACGAACTTCACTATGTCGAAAGCCTTAAAGATTATCTTAAAATACACTTGGCCGACCGGTTTATAGTTACACGGGAAACTATCTCCGGCTTGGTCGATCGTTTACCAAAAAATTCATTTCTGAGAATTCACCGTTCATTCGTCGTTAACCTTTCTCATATCGATGCTTATACCAACGAGAGCGTGGAAATAAACAAAACAGTTTTGCCGATTAGCCGGCAGTACAAACAAGAAGTTTCCGATTTTCTAAACGACTCCGTCTCCTCTCACTAA
- a CDS encoding thiamine phosphate synthase produces the protein MDCILISSESDLEKEHELLNEMFRIGLRIFHLRKPSYSSEKMSAYLDKINPEYHSRIMIHSHHHLAETYGLRGIHFTEKGRKSLSAPYGSSLPASSGFHSLEALSQYKNSFEYRFLSPIFDSVSKAGYTSGFELGELRKFLFSYSGKIIALGGVKPENTHKIKLSGFSGFAVLGAVWQSQNPVNTLREFLRISEENVS, from the coding sequence ATGGATTGTATACTGATATCTTCGGAAAGCGATTTAGAGAAAGAACACGAACTATTAAACGAGATGTTCCGTATCGGACTACGTATTTTTCACCTTCGGAAACCTTCTTATTCCTCGGAAAAAATGTCCGCATATCTGGATAAAATCAATCCGGAATACCATTCCCGGATAATGATCCACAGCCACCATCATTTGGCCGAAACTTACGGCCTCAGAGGAATTCATTTTACGGAAAAAGGGCGGAAATCCCTTTCCGCCCCTTACGGTTCATCGCTTCCGGCCTCTTCCGGATTTCACTCCTTGGAAGCCCTCAGCCAATACAAAAACTCTTTCGAATACCGTTTCCTGAGCCCAATTTTCGATAGCGTGTCAAAGGCTGGATATACCAGCGGCTTTGAACTTGGAGAACTTCGAAAATTCTTATTTTCCTATTCTGGAAAAATAATCGCCCTGGGAGGTGTAAAACCTGAAAACACTCATAAAATAAAACTTTCGGGATTTTCAGGATTCGCCGTGCTCGGAGCTGTTTGGCAGTCCCAAAATCCAGTAAATACTTTACGCGAATTTCTCCGGATCTCTGAAGAAAACGTTTCGTAA
- a CDS encoding ABC transporter ATP-binding protein, producing the protein MSDIILSAKGLSKRYGSLLALTDFGLELKSGQVYGVLGPNGSGKTTALGILLGTLSKNSGEYSWFGQAENDPKQRRKIGAMLEAPSFNPNLSGVNNLKIVADIKSLPYSEVLRVLGIVGLGDWGDKAFGLYSLGMKQRLALAVALLGSPEVLILDEPTNGLDPTGIAEVRDIIKSVSETGVTILLASHLLDEVQKVCTHTLVLSKGQTLYSGTVEGMLGDEIWIETKTSDEAELINLAKKFPAVNKVKREGGFVMISISDETYVKDFSVEMAKQGVVFTHFNVKKGSLEEQFLKLLKNK; encoded by the coding sequence ATGAGCGATATAATTTTGAGCGCCAAAGGCCTGAGCAAACGCTACGGCTCTTTGCTGGCCCTCACTGATTTCGGACTTGAGCTAAAGAGCGGACAAGTCTACGGAGTTTTGGGCCCGAACGGAAGCGGAAAGACCACCGCTTTGGGAATCCTGTTAGGAACATTGTCGAAAAACAGCGGGGAGTATTCATGGTTTGGCCAAGCGGAAAACGATCCTAAACAGCGCCGGAAAATCGGGGCGATGTTGGAAGCGCCGTCTTTCAACCCGAATCTGAGCGGTGTGAACAACCTGAAGATAGTGGCCGATATCAAGAGCCTTCCTTACAGCGAGGTTCTTCGGGTTTTGGGAATTGTAGGACTCGGTGATTGGGGCGATAAAGCTTTCGGCTTGTATTCCTTGGGAATGAAACAGCGTTTGGCGCTGGCGGTGGCTTTGTTAGGCTCGCCCGAAGTGCTGATTCTCGACGAACCCACAAACGGCCTTGACCCGACGGGCATTGCGGAGGTGCGCGATATTATAAAGTCCGTTTCCGAAACCGGCGTCACGATTCTTTTGGCCAGCCACCTGCTCGACGAAGTTCAGAAAGTGTGTACCCACACTTTGGTTTTGAGCAAAGGCCAGACGCTTTATTCGGGTACTGTAGAGGGCATGCTTGGCGACGAGATCTGGATAGAGACCAAAACTTCCGACGAAGCCGAATTAATTAATTTGGCCAAAAAATTCCCTGCGGTAAACAAAGTGAAACGTGAGGGCGGTTTTGTAATGATTTCAATATCAGACGAAACCTATGTCAAAGACTTCAGCGTGGAGATGGCCAAGCAAGGCGTGGTGTTTACACACTTCAACGTGAAGAAAGGAAGCCTGGAAGAACAGTTTTTAAAATTGCTCAAGAATAAATAA
- a CDS encoding arylsulfatase, producing MIKKTYFLACASAATLFFGSCGSKRKAKVEPERPNIVFILADDMGYGDIQALNSSSRIPTPNLNALSEGGATFTDAHTNSSVCTPTRYGVLTGRYCWRGRLKRGVINGYGKPVIEEGRETVASYLKTQGYKTGIVGKWHLGLEFDRQPEAKEGSANYGKPGAINYDKPLKRTPNDWGFDESYIISASLDFPPYIYIKDRLATELPTDKQEKLTAPTYMRAGEKAPSFNPEETLDHLLGKAQTFIKESAKGEKPFFLYFPITAPHKPVMPHKRFRGTTGLGHYADFVSQVDWTIGELNRTLKEAGVEDNTLVVYTSDNGSFMYSYDTAEQPVDNVADSSKLWFHPGSHRANHVFRGTKADIWEGGHRVPFLVRWPDKIKNGVIVDSTVCLTDLFATVVDITGGKLADNAGEDSFSFYSLLEEKQLEEARPPVIHHSIGGMFAIRDGKWKLVLGSGSGGRQKPRGKNFEKPYALYDMEADISERKNLIDVYPEVAERLEKKCLEIKEIGSKKKTLEAGI from the coding sequence ATGATCAAGAAAACCTATTTTTTGGCCTGCGCTTCGGCGGCTACCCTTTTTTTCGGGTCCTGCGGGAGCAAACGCAAGGCGAAAGTGGAGCCGGAAAGGCCCAATATAGTTTTTATTTTGGCCGATGATATGGGCTATGGCGACATTCAGGCGCTGAATAGCTCCTCAAGAATCCCGACACCAAATCTCAATGCGTTGAGCGAAGGTGGCGCCACCTTTACCGATGCCCATACGAATTCGTCAGTGTGCACGCCTACCCGCTACGGAGTTTTGACAGGGCGTTATTGCTGGCGTGGCAGATTGAAACGCGGCGTGATCAACGGCTACGGAAAGCCCGTGATAGAGGAAGGGCGCGAGACCGTAGCCTCATACCTGAAAACCCAAGGCTATAAAACGGGAATCGTGGGCAAATGGCACTTGGGATTGGAATTTGACCGTCAGCCGGAGGCTAAAGAAGGCTCAGCCAATTACGGCAAGCCGGGAGCAATCAATTATGATAAGCCCTTGAAACGCACGCCAAACGATTGGGGGTTTGACGAGTCGTATATCATTTCCGCTTCGCTGGATTTCCCTCCATACATTTATATAAAAGACAGGCTGGCTACCGAACTGCCGACCGACAAACAGGAAAAACTCACCGCCCCGACGTATATGAGAGCGGGAGAAAAAGCGCCGTCTTTCAACCCTGAGGAAACGTTGGACCATTTGCTCGGAAAGGCCCAGACCTTTATCAAAGAGAGCGCAAAGGGTGAAAAACCGTTCTTCCTATACTTCCCGATCACCGCGCCACACAAGCCGGTAATGCCGCATAAACGTTTCCGTGGTACCACAGGTTTGGGCCATTACGCCGACTTCGTAAGCCAAGTGGACTGGACGATCGGTGAGCTGAACCGAACGCTCAAAGAAGCCGGAGTAGAGGACAACACTTTGGTGGTATACACCAGCGACAACGGCTCGTTTATGTACAGCTACGACACCGCTGAACAGCCCGTGGATAATGTAGCCGATTCCAGCAAGCTCTGGTTTCATCCTGGAAGCCACCGGGCCAACCACGTTTTCCGTGGTACCAAAGCCGATATTTGGGAGGGTGGCCACCGCGTGCCGTTCTTGGTGCGTTGGCCGGACAAGATCAAAAATGGCGTAATCGTCGATTCCACCGTTTGCCTGACCGACCTGTTCGCTACGGTAGTCGATATTACGGGAGGAAAATTGGCGGATAACGCCGGTGAGGATAGCTTTAGTTTCTATTCGTTGCTGGAGGAAAAACAGTTGGAAGAAGCCCGTCCGCCGGTAATTCACCATTCTATCGGAGGAATGTTCGCCATCCGTGACGGTAAGTGGAAATTGGTTTTGGGCTCCGGTTCGGGCGGAAGACAAAAGCCGCGTGGCAAGAACTTCGAGAAGCCGTATGCTCTCTATGATATGGAAGCTGATATTTCCGAAAGGAAAAACCTGATCGATGTTTATCCGGAAGTGGCGGAGCGTTTGGAGAAAAAATGTCTTGAGATCAAGGAAATCGGATCGAAGAAAAAAACGCTTGAAGCCGGGATCTGA
- a CDS encoding ribonucleoside-diphosphate reductase subunit alpha, with the protein MLVVKRDGRKESVKFDKITARIERLCYGLDNRYVDQVQVAKKVIAGIYDGVTTVELDNLAAETAASMTTVHPDYALLAARIAVSNLHKVTSKSFSSTMKRLYRYEDPATGERASMISKETYKVIKENAALLDSSIIYDRDFQYDYFGFKTLERSYLIRLDGKVVERPQHMLMRVAVGIHGDDIDSVIETYNLLSEKWFTHATPTLFNAGTPKPQLSSCFLLQMRDDSIDGIYDTLKQCAKISQSAGGIGLSIHNVRAKGSYIKGTNGVSNGIVPMLRNFDMTARYVDQGGGKRKGSFAIYIEPWHADIFEFLDLKKNHGKEELRARDLFYALWIPDMFMRRVEENGDWPLFCPNESKGLFDTHGEEFDALFLKLEKEGKARKVVKAQDLWFKILESQVETGTPYMLYKDACNGKSNQKNLGVIRSSNLCTEIVEYTAKDEVAVCNLASLALPKFVSNGKFDHQKLFEITKVVTRNLNKIIDVNYYPIKEAENSNFRHRPIGLGIQGLADVFILLRMPFDSPEAKLLNKEIFETIYYAAMTASMEIAKVDGPYQTYEGSPVSQGQFQFDLWGVTPDSGRWDWDALKAQVKEHGVRNSLLVAPMPTASTSQILGNNECFEPYTSNVYTRRVLSGEFIVVNKHLLKDLIELGLWSEEMKHRLIEANGSVQHISIIPDNLKAIYRTVWEISQKSVLEMAADRGPYICQSQSMNVHLKDPNFGKLTSMHFFAWKSGLKTGMYYLRTKAAADAIKFTVDKEVTRTEQPSAEAVACSIDNPDDCEMCSG; encoded by the coding sequence ATGCTAGTAGTAAAACGCGACGGACGGAAGGAGTCCGTCAAATTCGATAAGATCACCGCGCGCATCGAACGGCTGTGCTACGGCCTCGACAATCGTTATGTGGACCAGGTCCAAGTGGCCAAGAAGGTTATCGCCGGAATTTATGACGGCGTGACTACCGTGGAGCTTGATAATTTGGCGGCCGAAACGGCGGCTTCCATGACTACCGTGCATCCCGACTACGCCCTGTTGGCGGCCCGTATCGCCGTCTCGAATCTGCACAAGGTTACGAGCAAGTCTTTTTCCAGCACCATGAAGCGCCTGTATCGTTATGAGGATCCGGCCACGGGCGAGCGCGCTTCCATGATTTCGAAAGAGACTTACAAAGTAATCAAGGAAAATGCGGCGCTGTTGGATTCGTCGATTATCTACGATCGTGATTTCCAGTACGATTACTTCGGATTTAAGACTTTGGAACGCTCTTACCTTATCCGCCTCGACGGCAAGGTGGTGGAGCGTCCGCAACATATGCTGATGCGTGTGGCCGTAGGTATACACGGCGACGATATCGACTCTGTGATAGAGACCTACAACCTGCTTTCGGAGAAGTGGTTTACGCACGCCACGCCTACGCTTTTCAATGCCGGAACACCGAAACCGCAACTTTCGTCATGCTTCCTGCTTCAGATGCGCGATGACAGTATCGACGGCATTTACGATACGCTGAAACAATGTGCCAAGATCTCGCAGTCGGCGGGCGGAATTGGGCTCAGCATCCATAACGTGCGCGCCAAAGGTTCGTATATCAAGGGCACCAACGGCGTTTCGAACGGCATTGTGCCGATGCTCCGGAACTTTGATATGACGGCCCGCTACGTGGACCAAGGAGGCGGAAAGCGCAAAGGCAGTTTCGCTATTTATATCGAGCCTTGGCATGCCGATATCTTCGAGTTTTTGGATTTGAAGAAAAACCACGGCAAGGAAGAGCTCCGCGCCCGCGACCTGTTCTACGCCTTGTGGATTCCCGATATGTTTATGCGCCGTGTAGAGGAAAACGGCGATTGGCCGTTGTTCTGCCCGAATGAATCAAAAGGGCTTTTCGATACCCATGGTGAGGAATTCGACGCTTTGTTCCTGAAATTGGAGAAGGAAGGCAAGGCCAGAAAAGTCGTGAAAGCTCAAGACCTTTGGTTCAAGATTTTGGAATCGCAGGTGGAGACGGGAACGCCTTATATGCTTTATAAAGACGCTTGTAACGGAAAATCGAACCAGAAAAATCTGGGAGTGATCCGTAGCTCGAACCTTTGTACCGAAATTGTGGAATATACGGCCAAAGACGAAGTGGCCGTGTGTAACTTGGCCTCGTTGGCGTTGCCGAAATTCGTTTCCAACGGAAAGTTCGATCACCAGAAGCTTTTCGAGATCACGAAGGTGGTGACCCGCAACCTCAACAAGATTATCGATGTCAATTATTATCCGATAAAAGAAGCCGAGAATTCCAATTTCCGCCACCGTCCGATCGGTTTGGGAATCCAAGGTTTGGCCGACGTTTTTATCTTGTTGCGCATGCCGTTTGATAGTCCGGAAGCCAAGCTTTTGAACAAAGAGATCTTCGAGACGATTTACTACGCCGCCATGACGGCTTCGATGGAAATCGCCAAAGTGGACGGCCCGTACCAGACTTACGAGGGATCGCCGGTTTCACAAGGCCAATTCCAGTTCGATCTGTGGGGCGTTACGCCGGATTCAGGCCGTTGGGATTGGGACGCGCTGAAAGCTCAGGTCAAAGAACACGGCGTGAGAAACTCACTGCTCGTAGCGCCGATGCCGACCGCTTCCACTTCGCAGATTTTGGGCAATAACGAATGTTTCGAACCATATACTTCCAACGTGTATACGCGTCGCGTACTCAGCGGGGAGTTTATCGTGGTGAACAAGCATTTGCTGAAAGACCTGATAGAGCTCGGACTTTGGAGCGAGGAGATGAAGCACCGTCTTATCGAGGCCAACGGTTCCGTCCAGCATATTTCCATTATCCCGGATAATCTGAAAGCGATTTACCGCACCGTTTGGGAAATCTCGCAGAAATCCGTTTTGGAAATGGCCGCCGACCGCGGGCCGTATATCTGCCAAAGCCAGAGCATGAACGTGCACCTGAAAGATCCGAACTTCGGAAAACTGACCTCGATGCACTTCTTCGCTTGGAAAAGCGGCTTGAAGACCGGTATGTACTACCTGCGCACCAAAGCAGCAGCCGACGCGATCAAATTTACCGTAGACAAGGAAGTTACGCGCACGGAACAACCTTCGGCCGAAGCCGTAGCCTGCTCTATCGACAATCCTGACGATTGCGAGATGTGCAGTGGTTGA
- a CDS encoding ribonucleoside-diphosphate reductase small subunit: MTEITQTTEPILQENKDRFVLFPIQHNDIWEFYKKAEASFWTAEEIDLSQDLKDWENLNDGERHFISHVLAFFAASDGIVNENLAEHFVAEVQYTEAKFFYGFQIAIENIHSETYSLLIDTYIKDPKERDYLFNAIEHIDCVKKKADWALRWIDNGSFQERLIAFAAVEGIFFSGSFCSIFWMKKRGLMPGLSFSNELISRDEGLHCDFACHLYTKHVVNQMPKDTVVKIITDAVEIEKEFVSDALPVSLIGMNADLMCQYIEFVADRLLFELECPKVYGSSNPFDFMEMISLQGKTNFFEKRVAEYQKAGVMQERPSADTAKFSIDEDF; this comes from the coding sequence ATGACGGAAATCACTCAAACCACAGAACCAATCCTCCAGGAAAACAAGGATCGCTTTGTCCTGTTTCCGATACAACACAACGACATTTGGGAGTTTTACAAAAAAGCCGAGGCCAGCTTCTGGACGGCTGAGGAAATCGACCTTAGCCAGGACCTGAAAGACTGGGAAAACCTTAACGACGGCGAGCGCCATTTTATCTCGCACGTATTGGCCTTTTTCGCCGCCAGCGACGGTATTGTGAACGAAAACTTGGCCGAGCACTTCGTGGCCGAGGTACAGTATACGGAAGCCAAGTTTTTCTACGGTTTCCAGATCGCCATTGAGAATATCCACAGCGAGACTTATTCGCTTCTGATCGACACTTACATTAAGGACCCGAAAGAGCGAGATTATCTGTTCAACGCCATCGAGCATATCGATTGCGTTAAGAAAAAAGCCGACTGGGCGCTTCGCTGGATCGATAATGGTTCTTTCCAAGAGCGTTTGATCGCTTTCGCGGCCGTTGAGGGAATCTTCTTCTCCGGAAGTTTCTGCTCTATTTTTTGGATGAAAAAGCGCGGGCTGATGCCGGGTCTCAGCTTCTCGAACGAGCTTATCTCCCGCGACGAAGGTTTGCACTGCGATTTCGCTTGCCACCTTTACACCAAGCACGTGGTAAACCAAATGCCGAAGGATACCGTGGTCAAAATCATCACCGATGCGGTGGAGATCGAGAAGGAATTTGTCAGCGACGCCTTGCCGGTTAGCCTTATCGGTATGAACGCCGACTTGATGTGCCAGTACATCGAGTTTGTGGCCGATCGTCTGCTCTTTGAGTTGGAGTGCCCGAAAGTTTACGGATCGTCCAATCCGTTTGATTTTATGGAAATGATTTCGCTTCAGGGCAAGACTAATTTCTTCGAGAAAAGAGTGGCCGAATACCAGAAAGCCGGCGTGATGCAGGAACGCCCGTCTGCCGACACGGCCAAGTTCTCTATCGACGAGGACTTCTAG
- a CDS encoding MaoC family dehydratase → MTPHKHKTKRSWRGFRALLSLTRGVPATYQDYSDESFSENVALPDHRNLSKHFGLTPKAIPLPFWYISAQETHIELMFRKRFPYPLAGTVHVENSLEKITEFNPEKPVNVRTTVFCEAKPEGSPTGTFVTEFEQEGEVFVRNESVYLWKKGGKKSKKKKSEPEIFEADWSKISDINPTEGQVYARLSGDQNPIHTSSLIAKVFGFKSKIIHGWNLVYRLYATALENGPEPKRFTVRFHKPVGFPGKVMIEGKRIEPSSLIIQSLSPDRKVKQVSFEAESNLSDGDKKRFDEIKNHRMRHKTP, encoded by the coding sequence ATGACACCCCACAAACACAAAACAAAAAGAAGCTGGCGCGGATTCCGGGCGCTATTGTCTCTAACCAGAGGAGTACCGGCCACATACCAAGATTATTCCGACGAGTCGTTTTCCGAAAACGTCGCTTTGCCCGACCACCGAAATCTTTCCAAGCATTTCGGGCTTACTCCAAAAGCTATTCCACTTCCTTTTTGGTATATCTCCGCACAGGAAACTCATATTGAGCTGATGTTCCGGAAAAGATTTCCATACCCCTTAGCCGGAACCGTGCATGTGGAAAACAGTCTGGAAAAAATCACGGAGTTCAACCCCGAAAAGCCCGTGAATGTCCGAACAACCGTTTTTTGCGAAGCGAAACCGGAAGGATCTCCAACGGGAACATTCGTAACGGAATTCGAGCAAGAAGGCGAAGTATTTGTCCGAAACGAAAGCGTTTACCTTTGGAAAAAAGGCGGAAAAAAATCTAAAAAGAAGAAATCGGAACCGGAAATTTTCGAGGCCGATTGGAGCAAAATTTCGGACATAAACCCTACGGAAGGCCAAGTCTACGCTCGACTGTCAGGCGATCAGAACCCGATACACACCTCTAGCCTTATCGCCAAAGTTTTCGGTTTCAAAAGCAAGATTATCCACGGGTGGAATCTTGTCTACCGCCTTTATGCCACAGCGCTGGAAAACGGCCCGGAGCCTAAACGGTTCACAGTCCGGTTTCACAAACCCGTGGGCTTTCCGGGAAAGGTTATGATCGAAGGAAAACGAATAGAACCCTCCTCTCTAATCATTCAATCCCTGAGCCCCGACAGGAAAGTAAAACAGGTAAGCTTCGAAGCGGAATCCAACTTATCAGACGGTGATAAAAAACGATTCGACGAGATCAAAAATCATCGAATGCGACACAAAACACCGTAA
- a CDS encoding non-reducing end alpha-L-arabinofuranosidase family hydrolase — protein sequence MNNRKMVLAVAVLVAVGLAVWFMQKGDRQVEKKEAKTASVSKKSVRAWNVSDPVLEPGEAGTFDEVAVKDPSVVFYEGMWHVFYTARGNGEYSTGYVAAPTLEELNTATRHELKQIRGKTRYGCAPQVFYYRPQKLWYLVFQNRDSNYQPVYSTTENISDPESWSDPLPLVEKNRKEKWIDFWVMADEEKMYMFYTQSQTDVYVKTTSFEEFPNGWSKEKLAFDKVHEAVHIYKAKGKKEYHLIYELKNKNSRSFGLAVAESLEGPWERVEKDYATGESLSFDGTEKGWTELVSHGEILRSGFDERMEYDSENCRWLIQGMKLKDYTGAYEKLVWSLGVMSEKK from the coding sequence ATGAATAATCGGAAAATGGTTTTGGCCGTGGCGGTTCTTGTCGCTGTCGGTTTGGCTGTCTGGTTTATGCAGAAGGGGGATCGGCAGGTTGAGAAGAAAGAAGCGAAAACGGCTTCGGTGTCGAAGAAGTCGGTTAGGGCTTGGAACGTCAGCGATCCTGTATTAGAGCCCGGCGAGGCGGGTACCTTTGACGAAGTGGCGGTAAAAGATCCGTCGGTGGTGTTTTATGAAGGGATGTGGCACGTGTTCTACACAGCGCGTGGCAATGGTGAATATTCAACCGGATATGTGGCGGCCCCGACTTTGGAGGAATTGAATACGGCCACTCGTCACGAGTTGAAGCAAATCAGGGGAAAGACTCGGTACGGTTGTGCCCCGCAAGTTTTTTATTATCGTCCGCAGAAGCTCTGGTATCTGGTTTTCCAGAATAGGGATTCGAATTATCAGCCGGTGTATTCCACTACAGAGAATATTTCGGATCCGGAATCGTGGTCTGATCCTTTGCCGTTGGTGGAGAAAAACCGCAAAGAGAAATGGATTGATTTCTGGGTAATGGCCGACGAGGAAAAGATGTATATGTTCTACACCCAATCGCAGACGGACGTATACGTGAAGACCACTAGTTTTGAGGAATTCCCGAACGGGTGGAGTAAGGAAAAACTGGCTTTTGACAAGGTGCATGAGGCCGTTCATATTTACAAAGCCAAAGGGAAGAAGGAGTATCACCTGATTTACGAATTGAAAAACAAGAACAGCAGATCATTCGGTTTGGCTGTGGCCGAAAGTTTGGAGGGGCCGTGGGAGCGTGTGGAAAAAGATTACGCCACGGGCGAAAGCCTCAGTTTTGACGGGACAGAAAAGGGTTGGACCGAATTGGTTTCACACGGTGAAATCCTGAGATCAGGTTTTGACGAAAGAATGGAATACGATTCTGAAAATTGTCGTTGGTTGATTCAGGGCATGAAGCTGAAAGACTATACGGGAGCCTATGAGAAGTTGGTTTGGAGTCTGGGTGTAATGTCTGAAAAGAAATAA
- the ribB gene encoding 3,4-dihydroxy-2-butanone-4-phosphate synthase: protein MKSINDFGNDSVARVEAALAKLKEGKGVLLVDDEDRENEGDIIFAASNMGVADMALMIRECSGIVCLCITDERRTQLDLQPMVTHNNSKNQTAFTVSIEAKKGVTTGVSAADRIQTIRTAIAPDAKPEDLARPGHVFPLAAKPGGVFERRGHTEGSIDLAKLAGLGDTAVLCELTNEDGTMARLPEIITFADKHEMTVVTIEDIVRYRTIKEK, encoded by the coding sequence ATGAAGAGCATCAACGATTTTGGAAATGACAGCGTAGCGAGAGTAGAAGCCGCATTGGCCAAACTCAAAGAAGGAAAAGGCGTGTTGCTCGTCGATGACGAGGACAGGGAAAACGAAGGGGATATCATCTTCGCCGCCAGCAACATGGGCGTGGCCGACATGGCCCTTATGATTCGGGAATGCAGCGGGATCGTGTGTCTCTGCATCACGGACGAGCGCAGGACACAACTCGACCTGCAACCGATGGTAACCCACAACAACAGTAAAAACCAGACGGCCTTTACCGTTTCCATCGAGGCCAAAAAAGGCGTGACCACCGGCGTATCGGCGGCGGACAGGATCCAGACTATCCGCACCGCCATCGCGCCCGACGCCAAGCCTGAAGATCTCGCCCGCCCAGGGCACGTTTTCCCGCTAGCGGCCAAACCCGGCGGAGTATTCGAGCGACGCGGACACACCGAAGGCAGTATCGATTTGGCGAAATTGGCCGGACTTGGCGATACCGCCGTACTTTGTGAACTCACCAACGAAGACGGAACAATGGCTCGCCTTCCGGAGATTATCACCTTCGCCGACAAGCATGAGATGACGGTTGTTACCATTGAGGATATCGTTCGGTACAGGACGATAAAAGAGAAATAA